The bacterium genome contains a region encoding:
- the amrS gene encoding AmmeMemoRadiSam system radical SAM enzyme, translated as MSTGAVTCELCFRLCTMKPGERGNCRARYNLKGELVSLVYGKPCAVHVDPIEKKPLFHFLPGSKAFSIATAGCNGHCVFCQNWEISQSNPEDVHSIDLPPDKVVQGAKDSESRSIAYTYTDPNIFYEYAYDTSILARKAGIKNVMVTAGFLNEKPLRELAIYSDAANVDLKGNAEFYKKYVKAELKPVQDYIRIALEERVHVEITNLVVPTLNDSKADTDWLIKWILDNCGPDVPLHFSRFFPMYKLTNLYPTPSEILMDAAHAAYDLGMRYVYVGNIPSGELQNTRCPKCNETVIVRRGYTQPEVKLIDGKCPKCSNAIPGVWR; from the coding sequence GTGAGCACAGGTGCGGTCACATGCGAGCTCTGCTTTCGCCTATGCACCATGAAACCGGGCGAGCGCGGCAACTGCAGGGCGAGATACAATTTGAAGGGCGAGCTGGTGAGCCTGGTCTACGGAAAGCCATGCGCCGTGCACGTGGACCCGATTGAGAAAAAACCGCTTTTCCATTTCCTCCCAGGGTCCAAGGCCTTTTCCATCGCGACGGCGGGCTGCAACGGACATTGCGTCTTCTGCCAAAACTGGGAGATCAGCCAGAGCAATCCCGAGGACGTGCACAGCATCGATCTCCCGCCGGATAAAGTAGTTCAAGGCGCGAAAGACAGCGAATCGCGCTCCATCGCATACACCTACACCGACCCCAACATATTCTACGAATACGCGTATGACACCTCCATACTGGCACGCAAGGCGGGCATAAAAAACGTGATGGTCACCGCAGGGTTCCTCAACGAGAAACCACTGAGGGAGCTGGCGATATATTCCGACGCGGCAAACGTGGATCTCAAGGGCAATGCCGAGTTCTACAAAAAATACGTGAAGGCGGAGCTGAAACCAGTGCAGGACTACATAAGGATTGCGCTCGAGGAGCGCGTCCACGTGGAGATCACGAACCTGGTGGTGCCCACGCTCAACGACTCGAAGGCGGACACGGACTGGCTGATAAAGTGGATACTGGACAACTGCGGCCCTGACGTGCCGCTCCACTTCTCGCGATTCTTCCCCATGTACAAGCTCACCAACCTCTATCCGACCCCTTCCGAGATCCTCATGGATGCCGCGCACGCAGCATACGACCTGGGGATGCGTTACGTCTACGTGGGCAACATCCCTTCGGGCGAGCTGCAGAATACGCGCTGCCCAAAGTGTAATGAGACGGTCATAGTGAGGCGCGGCTATACTCAGCCTGAGGTGAAGCTCATCGACGGCAAATGCCCCAAATGCTCGAACGCGATACCCGGGGTATGGAGGTAA
- a CDS encoding 4Fe-4S binding protein — MQNAQGQTMGLVFLTSSVPPEVGGYSGEIDVLVGMDLSGKITGTKIIGHNESQEHIDRITGSGFLAKFIGKFASNESFGIEAVTGATISSQAIIDDVKSSSKAVYDYVMSGEKPTASSGNLVETTQLIKGLAALSIAALACICVARPGSRRLRQITLAASVAVVGIWLGTPVTIGNIVDLRFFGLPLRYNLPLAVLMLFALLAALVRGNLYCSYVCPFGALQEGAAKIMPKKVCPSSGVERSFRWLRWIVTILALYAIAFEGSDAFRSIEPFSLLFMRYPNAVTLIQAGVALTAALFVRRVWCRFFCPTGLIIDIVAELGAKARHAFKAMRRRAHE; from the coding sequence ATGCAAAATGCCCAGGGCCAAACGATGGGGCTGGTCTTTCTTACCAGCTCCGTCCCTCCTGAGGTCGGCGGCTACAGCGGCGAGATAGACGTGCTGGTGGGCATGGACTTGAGCGGAAAGATCACAGGCACCAAGATCATAGGCCACAACGAGTCGCAGGAGCACATCGACAGGATCACAGGCTCAGGTTTTCTTGCGAAGTTCATCGGCAAGTTCGCGAGCAACGAATCCTTTGGCATCGAGGCCGTGACCGGCGCCACTATCTCTTCCCAGGCGATCATCGACGACGTGAAGAGCTCTTCCAAGGCAGTATACGATTATGTGATGTCCGGGGAAAAACCAACCGCCAGCTCCGGCAACCTCGTGGAGACGACGCAATTGATCAAGGGGCTGGCCGCGCTCTCGATCGCAGCGCTCGCATGCATCTGCGTGGCCAGGCCAGGTTCAAGGAGACTCAGGCAAATTACGCTCGCCGCCTCCGTAGCAGTGGTGGGGATATGGCTGGGCACGCCCGTCACGATAGGAAACATCGTGGATCTGCGTTTCTTCGGCCTCCCCTTGAGATACAACCTGCCGCTCGCGGTCCTCATGCTGTTCGCGCTCCTGGCTGCGCTCGTTCGCGGGAATCTCTACTGCTCCTATGTCTGCCCCTTCGGCGCGCTCCAGGAAGGGGCGGCGAAGATCATGCCTAAAAAAGTCTGCCCGTCCAGCGGGGTCGAACGCTCATTCAGGTGGCTCCGATGGATCGTGACGATACTCGCGCTATACGCGATCGCATTCGAAGGGAGCGACGCGTTCCGCTCGATAGAGCCCTTCTCGCTCCTCTTCATGCGCTATCCGAACGCGGTCACCCTGATCCAGGCGGGCGTCGCGCTAACGGCCGCGCTCTTCGTGCGAAGGGTCTGGTGCCGATTCTTCTGCCCCACCGGGCTCATCATCGACATCGTCGCAGAGCTGGGCGCCAAGGCGCGCCATGCCTTCAAGGCGATGCGCCGGAGGGCCCATGAATAA
- the amrB gene encoding AmmeMemoRadiSam system protein B translates to MKRLGAMSLALIAIVFVSANAACKKAGEVAPVRSVQQPTVAGTFYPADAKTLSSEVQGMIERAAFKKLDGRLIGVIVPHAGYQYSGRIAAAAFKQLSRKGFTRAVVIAPAHRSGFRGVALSPFDSYRTPLGDIPIDAKASAALTKNHAWAKLDAKSFEGEHAAEVELPFLQVALGYFKLIPIMVGQVTKQEMDDIALALDKELGDGSTVFVASSDLSHFHNYEEAQEKDSLTVGMICTETPDNFLSAVEKDSAELCGFAPVYMMKRIAEQRGAKFTLLEYANSGDVTGDKSRVVGYAAIAVVVQDELAAKQKEELLALAKNTLAAHLAGASLPPLPQDPILAKDGAAFVTLKKRGELRGCIGMIEAMGPLNRTVQEMTIAAASEDPRFPPVKPEEEKDISIEISVLTPPEELSDPLAVRVGTDGLIIEQGFSRGVLLPQVPIEQGWDKMQYLQAISQKANLPPDAYKRAKLYRFQAIVFGEGK, encoded by the coding sequence ATGAAGAGACTCGGAGCGATGTCGCTGGCGCTCATCGCCATCGTCTTCGTATCAGCGAACGCGGCGTGCAAAAAGGCGGGCGAGGTTGCCCCTGTGCGATCGGTGCAGCAGCCAACGGTGGCCGGGACCTTCTATCCGGCCGACGCAAAGACGCTGAGCAGCGAAGTGCAAGGCATGATAGAACGCGCGGCGTTCAAGAAGTTGGACGGAAGACTCATCGGCGTCATCGTGCCGCACGCAGGCTACCAATATTCCGGCAGGATCGCCGCAGCTGCGTTCAAGCAGCTCTCCCGGAAGGGGTTCACCCGAGCCGTGGTGATTGCACCCGCACACAGGTCCGGCTTCCGCGGGGTCGCACTCTCTCCGTTCGATTCTTATCGCACTCCCCTGGGCGACATCCCGATAGACGCCAAGGCTTCGGCGGCACTCACGAAGAATCACGCGTGGGCAAAGCTCGACGCCAAATCCTTTGAAGGCGAACATGCCGCCGAGGTGGAGCTGCCGTTCCTCCAGGTTGCGCTCGGCTATTTCAAGCTAATCCCGATAATGGTAGGGCAGGTCACCAAACAGGAGATGGACGACATCGCCCTGGCGCTCGACAAAGAGCTCGGCGACGGCTCGACGGTATTCGTAGCATCGAGCGATCTCTCCCACTTCCACAACTATGAAGAGGCCCAGGAGAAGGACAGCCTCACCGTAGGGATGATCTGCACCGAGACGCCGGACAATTTCCTCTCTGCGGTCGAGAAGGATTCTGCGGAGCTCTGCGGTTTTGCGCCGGTCTATATGATGAAGAGGATCGCCGAACAGCGCGGGGCCAAGTTCACCCTGTTGGAGTACGCCAACTCAGGGGACGTCACGGGCGATAAGTCCAGGGTCGTGGGCTATGCCGCGATCGCCGTCGTCGTCCAGGATGAGCTGGCCGCAAAACAGAAAGAGGAGCTGCTCGCCCTCGCGAAGAATACGCTCGCCGCCCACCTGGCGGGAGCTTCGCTTCCGCCACTGCCCCAGGATCCGATCCTCGCCAAGGACGGCGCCGCGTTCGTGACGCTCAAAAAGAGGGGCGAACTCCGCGGCTGCATCGGGATGATCGAGGCGATGGGTCCTCTGAATCGCACCGTGCAGGAGATGACCATCGCCGCAGCCTCTGAAGATCCGAGGTTCCCTCCGGTAAAACCGGAAGAAGAAAAAGACATCTCCATCGAGATTTCAGTTCTCACCCCGCCTGAGGAGCTCTCCGACCCGCTCGCAGTAAGGGTGGGCACGGACGGACTCATCATCGAGCAGGGGTTTTCGAGGGGCGTGCTCCTGCCGCAGGTCCCGATTGAGCAAGGCTGGGACAAGATGCAATACTTACAGGCTATCTCTCAGAAGGCGAATCTCCCGCCCGACGCGTACAAACGCGCGAAGCTTTACAGGTTTCAGGCGATAGTATTCGGCGAAGGGAAATAG